GAAGATGGGGTTATTATTGTGAATACTAATGAGAATCCGGAAAAAGTTAGAGAGAAGTATAGAATACCATCTAATATAAAGTTGTATACACTTAATGCTACTGGGATTGCAATAGAGCTTTTTGGTAGGGATTTTTCCAACATACCTTTGCTTGGTGCAGTTGTCAAACTTACAGGTGTTATTGATCCTGAGAAAGTTAAAGCTGTCATAAGAAGCAAATTTATAAAGAAGCTTGGAGAGGAAGGAGTTAGTAAGAATATAACTGCCTTTGAAAGGGGTATGAATGAAATAATAGGAGGATAACTATGTTGTTAGCGAGTCGAGATGTAAAGTCTGTTGATTTGAATATAGGTGGTTATGCTAAAGGTGGTACTTCGGTTGTTAATAAAACGGGTGGGTGGAGAACCTTTAAGCCAATTTTGAATAGAGAGAAGTGTGTTGACTGTATGATATGTTGGGTATATTGTCCTGATGACAGTATAGTAGTTAAGGAAGGTAAGATGATAGGATTTGATTATGATTATTGCAAAGGATGTAGTATATGTGCTAATGTGTGTCCAAGAGATGCTATTGAGATGATCTCTGAAAAATAAGAGGAGGGGTTTATGGAGAATGTAGTTCCAGTAAAAGTTATTAGAAAATCTTTGACAGGTGCGCAAGCAGCTGCTGAAGCAATGAGACAAGCGGACTTGGATGTTGTTGCGGCTTATCCGATTACACCTCAAACTCCTATAGTTCAAGAGTATGCACAGTTTGTTGCTGATGGACTTGTTAAAACTGAGATGATACAAGTTGAATCTGAACATAGTGCTATGAGTGCTGTTATAGGTGCTGCCTCTGCGGGTGCTAGAGCAAGCACTGCAACATCATCTCAAGGGTTAGCGTTTATGTGGGAAATGGTTGCTATAGCTTCTTCTTTGAGATTGCCTATAGTTATGAATCTTGTAAATAGAGCAATATCTGGTCCTCTGAATATACATTGTGATCATTCTGATGCTATGTCAATAAGAGATCTTGGGTGGATTATGTTATTCTCAGAGAATCCTCAGGAAGTTTACTATAATAATATTCTCGCATTCAGAATTGCTGAAGATCCTAGAGTTTTCTTACCTGTAGCAGTTAATCAGGATGGTTTTATTACAAGTCACTGCGTTGAAGCAGTTGATGTACTTGATGATGGATTTGTTAAAGAGTTTATTGGGCCTAACAAATATCCATATTCTTTACTTGATTTTGAAAATCCTGTATCTGCTGGTGAATGGTCTATGCCATCTCATTACTTTGAATTCAGAGTTGGTATTCAGAAGGCAATAGAAGATTCTGTAGCTGTTATTGATGAGATATTCAAAGATTTCCACAAAAAAACAGGTATAAAATTTGATTTCTTTGAAGGGTATAAAACTGAAGATGCTGAAGTAGTGTTTGTGTCTATGAATTCTACTTCTGGTACAGTTAGATATGTTGTTAACAAACTTAGAGAAAAGGGTAAGAAAGTAGGTTCTGTGAATGTAAGGGTTTATAGACCTTTTGTAGTGGACAAACTATTTGAAATTATACCTTCTGCCAAGTATCTGGCTGTTATGGATAGAGCCCTTTCTTTTGGTACTACTGGTTCTCCATTGTACCAAGATATAACTTCAGGTATATTCAGCAAAGGTAAATGCTTGATGGTAAATGACTATGTGTATGGTCTTGGTGGAAGAGATATTACGGATACCGATATAGATGAAATTTATGAACACGCAGAGTATGCTATGGAAGAGGAAATTAATGGACAGATCGTTTATGTAGGTTTAAATCCTGATTTTATCAAAATATAGGAGGTAGTTTATGGCTATAAATTTGAAGCAGATTGCTGGAACTGAGTTAAAGTTTACTAAAGGACATAGAATGTGTGCTGGTTGTGGCGTTGCTGTTTTTGTCAGAGAATTATCAATAGCAGCTCAAAATCTAGATATGGATCTTGTTATAGCGAATGCAACAGGATGTTTAGAGGTTACAACTAGTGTTTATCCTGAAAGTTCTTGGAAGTATCCTTGGATACATACTGCTTTTGAGAACGCAGGTTCTACTATATCGGGTATAGAGAGAGCATACTATGCGCTTAAAGCAAAAGGTAAGATAAATCATAATAAGAAGGTTAAATTTGTTGCTATTGCAGGTGATGGTGGAAGCTATGATATAGGATTACAGAGTCTTTCAGGAGCACTTGAAAGAGGACACAATATTCTTTATATTGCCTATGATAATGAAGCATATATGAATACGGGATACCAAAGGAGTAGTGCTACTCCACTTTTTGCTAATACAACAACTGCTCCTTTCGGTAAAGTAATACCTGGTAAAACTCAACCTAGAAAAGATTTATTTGCTATAGCGGTAGCTCATAACATACCATACGCAGCGACTGTCAGTATATACTATTGGAATGATCTTATAGCAAAAATACAAAAGGCTCTAACTATAGAAGGGCCTACGTTTATACTCTCAATAACTCCTTGTATTCCTGGTTGGGTTATGCCAACTGGCGATGCTATCGAGCTTTCTAAATCAGCGGTTGAGACTGGGTATTGGCCGCTTGTTGAATATGAAAATGGAAACTATAAATGGAGTCCATCAAATCCGAGACAACTCAAACCTATTGAAGAGTTTATATCGAAGCAAAAGAGGTTTGCTGGTATGCTAAAAAATCCAGAGCTTGTTGAACAATTTAAACAAGATGTAATGGTAAATTACGAAAAATATAGAAAGCTCTGCGGAGTTTCTTAACGGTAATTAGGGGGTAATTCCCCCTATTCTAGTGAATTTGATATAAATAAACCTTTGGATGTCCATCTAAGAAATTTTCTAAGTGAAGTTAGTTGTCTTATGCTTTATTACTTGGTTTTTACCTACGATAATTCTTCCATATATCTTTTATTGTATCGACAATATACCATATCTCTTTGTTAGAAAGAGATGGGTATATAGGAAGTGATACTATCTCTCTATATACTTTTTCCGAAATGGGAAATTCTTTGAAGTTTAGGCTTAGGATACTTTGGTATTTTGAAAACCTGTATACTGGTGTAAAATGCACACTTGTGCCTATTCCTTTTTCATTTAATAGTTTTATGAAAGTGTTTCTGTCTATCTTCCACATGTCTAGGTTTAGTCTGATTACAAACAGATGGTATGAATGTTTTGTGTTAGGTCTTATTTTTGGTAACCTTATACCTTCAATATCATTAAGGGTATTTTGGTAGAAGTTCCATACTCTTTCTCTTTCTTTTTGGGATTTGTTAAAACTTTTAAGTTGTGCTATACCTATGGATGCTAAGATGTCAGGGAAATTATATTTGAAACCTATTTCTGTTATATCATAGAAAGGTAAATTATCTTGGTATCTTTTCCAGGCGTTTTTATCCATTCCGTGTAAATAGGTTTTTGATATTTTTTCTATAATGTTTTCTAAATGCGTTGATATTAATCCTCCTTCACCTGTTTGGAGTGTTTTAGTTGCGTAAAGGCTGAATACCGTTGCGGATGTTCCGAATTTTTGAGTATTACCGACTTTTGATCCCATGTATTCAGTTCCAAAGGCGTGTGCTCCATCTTCAATTACTATAATATCGTATGACTCTGATAGTTTTTTCATTCCATCAATATCATATGGGTTTCCACCATAATATGTAGGAACTATTATTTTGGTATCTTTTGTTATTTTTCTCTCAATATCATCCAGAGAGATAGTTAAGTATTCATCTTCAACATCAACAATTATTGGTTTTGCTCCGGAGATAATTGACATTTCAACAGGTGATATAAATGTTATACTGGGTATTATTATGGAATAACCTTTAACTTCAAAAGCGTCAAACAGTAAATGTAGTCCAGCAGTACAAGATGAAACAAGTTTTAGGTTTTTTTCTTCTACTTCTAGATATTCTGATAATAGCTTGGTAAATTCAGAGTTTCTTTTCCCAGTGGTTAGCCAACCTGTTTTAAGTGTTTTGAAAACTTCAAAGTAATCTAAAATTGTGATAGATGGTTTGTAAAATGGTATTTTCATTATCTTTTTTGCTCAACTGATAAGCCAACTTCAGTTGCTCCACCTAACCTAACTCTGTCCATTACTTCTATAACAGTTTGGTATGGTATATCTCTATCGCCTCTTATTATTACGGGAATATTGGGATCCTTGACAGTTATTCTCTTTATAGTTGGAGATATGTCTTGTAATGATATAGGATAGTCGTTTAAATAGAACTTATTGTCTTTGGTTATTGTTATTATTATCTGTGTTCTAGGTTGTGAATCGGATACTACTGATTTCGGAAGATTTACATTGATTGCAGAAGTTTTTATTATAGTTGAGGTTAACATAAAAAATATAGTTAGCAAAAACATTACATCAATGAGAGGGGTAGGTTCAATACCTACTTTCAATTTGCTTCTATCTGATTTACTCAAGTTCATAAACGAATTATATCAAAGACTGTTCATAATATTCAAAGTTAGTTTTCAAGAAACTACTTAAATCTAGATTCACTGTTGAAGTAGAGATCATGTAAGGTGGAGGTAAAAATTTTTTGTTTTCTGGTGTTTTTACAACACTCGCAGAAAGGTATCCATTAGAATTACAAGTATTCACAAGCATTACATACATTTTCTTGAGCACATTCATCCTAAATTGATTAGAAATTGTATCATTTTTTAAACTACTTTGAAGTGAGGTATGGGTTATGTATTTCAATAAAAGGCTAGTTATTACTTTGATATTACTGATAATTTTTGTAAGTATTGTTGTGTTACCTACTCTTATTTCAGGTAAGACTTTCTATGGTATAGATGGTAATATAGGTATAATAAAAGAGTACTCTGAAGTTATTTGGAAGTTTAATAATCAAAATTGGTATCATAACTACCTTTTAGGTTTTCCTTCAGGTATTGGTTTTAATATATCTATTTTCTTAGGAAAAATAATAGGTTATGAGAGGGTACCTATATTTGATGTACTTTTGTATATGGTAGTTTCTTTTTTGGGAATGTTTATTCTTTTGAGAGGTTATGGTATTTTGTTTTGGGGAGCTGTTTTTGGTGCTACTGGTATATCTTTGACGACAATGGGTATTTTGTCAGTATTTGGGGGGCACCTAAATGGTTCTTTGTCATTTTTAATTCTTGCTCTAGGGCTTACTAAATATTTGTATTCTAGAGATTTGTCTATTGTCAAAACTTCTATTTTGATTTTGTTAATAGGTGTTTCTTTAGGTATAGCATTTGTTGATCCCCAAAGAACTATATATTTTGGTTTTGT
The window above is part of the Brevinematales bacterium genome. Proteins encoded here:
- a CDS encoding DegT/DnrJ/EryC1/StrS aminotransferase family protein — protein: MKIPFYKPSITILDYFEVFKTLKTGWLTTGKRNSEFTKLLSEYLEVEEKNLKLVSSCTAGLHLLFDAFEVKGYSIIIPSITFISPVEMSIISGAKPIIVDVEDEYLTISLDDIERKITKDTKIIVPTYYGGNPYDIDGMKKLSESYDIIVIEDGAHAFGTEYMGSKVGNTQKFGTSATVFSLYATKTLQTGEGGLISTHLENIIEKISKTYLHGMDKNAWKRYQDNLPFYDITEIGFKYNFPDILASIGIAQLKSFNKSQKERERVWNFYQNTLNDIEGIRLPKIRPNTKHSYHLFVIRLNLDMWKIDRNTFIKLLNEKGIGTSVHFTPVYRFSKYQSILSLNFKEFPISEKVYREIVSLPIYPSLSNKEIWYIVDTIKDIWKNYRR
- the porD gene encoding pyruvate synthase subunit PorD yields the protein MLLASRDVKSVDLNIGGYAKGGTSVVNKTGGWRTFKPILNREKCVDCMICWVYCPDDSIVVKEGKMIGFDYDYCKGCSICANVCPRDAIEMISEK
- a CDS encoding biopolymer transporter ExbD translates to MNLSKSDRSKLKVGIEPTPLIDVMFLLTIFFMLTSTIIKTSAINVNLPKSVVSDSQPRTQIIITITKDNKFYLNDYPISLQDISPTIKRITVKDPNIPVIIRGDRDIPYQTVIEVMDRVRLGGATEVGLSVEQKR
- a CDS encoding thiamine pyrophosphate-dependent enzyme, producing MAINLKQIAGTELKFTKGHRMCAGCGVAVFVRELSIAAQNLDMDLVIANATGCLEVTTSVYPESSWKYPWIHTAFENAGSTISGIERAYYALKAKGKINHNKKVKFVAIAGDGGSYDIGLQSLSGALERGHNILYIAYDNEAYMNTGYQRSSATPLFANTTTAPFGKVIPGKTQPRKDLFAIAVAHNIPYAATVSIYYWNDLIAKIQKALTIEGPTFILSITPCIPGWVMPTGDAIELSKSAVETGYWPLVEYENGNYKWSPSNPRQLKPIEEFISKQKRFAGMLKNPELVEQFKQDVMVNYEKYRKLCGVS
- a CDS encoding 2-oxoacid:acceptor oxidoreductase family protein; protein product: MSVLVKEFYDIRIHGRAGQGAKTAAQLVAESAIDIGMYAQSFPEFGAERTGAPVKAYARISKNKIEIHYQITNPDVIVVMDETLFNAENVVDGIKEDGVIIVNTNENPEKVREKYRIPSNIKLYTLNATGIAIELFGRDFSNIPLLGAVVKLTGVIDPEKVKAVIRSKFIKKLGEEGVSKNITAFERGMNEIIGG